Proteins from one Desulfonema limicola genomic window:
- a CDS encoding Hpt domain-containing protein, translating to MSENKKIVAYVERDMEEFIPFFLEESKEEIRGLIEALKAGDYKSLKDFGHKIKGSSVTCSEGFQKMSDIGLAIENAAKEKKPLKEIQVMVKAYIEYVNNVEIIYTD from the coding sequence ATGAGTGAAAATAAAAAAATAGTTGCTTATGTTGAAAGGGATATGGAAGAATTTATCCCGTTTTTTCTTGAAGAAAGCAAAGAGGAGATACGCGGTCTTATTGAGGCTTTAAAAGCTGGAGATTATAAGTCTCTTAAAGATTTCGGACATAAGATAAAAGGATCTTCAGTTACATGCAGCGAAGGATTTCAGAAAATGAGCGATATTGGTCTGGCTATTGAAAATGCTGCAAAGGAAAAAAAACCTCTTAAAGAAATTCAGGTCATGGTAAAAGCTTATATAGAATATGTTAATAATGTTGAAATAATCTATACAGACTAA